The following are from one region of the Desulfovibrio sp. JC010 genome:
- a CDS encoding glycosyltransferase: MLGKSVPVFCYHAVCEEDGHSPATFGSHLDMMLEMGFKTITAEHLYEICMGRKPIDDKYVVLTFDDCHISNWINVVPMLEERGMTGVFFAVSDFIGEGKIRNRADVREMLPMRESFKRALSGNDNSQFMNEAELKSLVHDKGMEVYAHTCRHQGCFKDLRFKGDFSEKSHWSTWGVYRKFNPELPTYDYGSAFAYNGFWPQFRKGKVTFKRRSDDERRKFIREDFKRCLDKIKKINGSRRQFFCWPWGDFDSLGMQEAAAAGFCGTFTLERSANMLGTDPMRINRIGVGTSKDAGWIKKRLLMYSHEASAMVCFKFFSKRNDIGKVLYITDTDKLSGGSRQLINSAKAMLQAGLGVVAVLKPDAQLIPVLEEMGAEVFLLDDFKNMLTAAGFLANVIEEQQVDVVHTYHNKAVKIGCIAKGLSLLGGRSFKLFFNRGVIYKPNPLAPLFSLIGNGYICNSAKSREVLLKHFVPPKRAQVVYNSFIGGGRKPKRAAETSIIYVGNGGHAKGADVYIKAVDRLLAQDKCEGVRFIAVGLKDISMFRDAASPATLERIESPGFIPHEDVVKLLGSSHIYVMSSRQESMPNTLLEAFDAGLAAVCTNAGGTGELIRDGVNGYLCDVEDSDGLAKGMKKLIDDAELRSEMGRLNRRIVRAFMSTPAKIKSLLSVYSSLPGDKPQVELPDIDSLIKK, from the coding sequence ATGCTCGGTAAGAGTGTCCCTGTTTTTTGCTACCATGCCGTCTGTGAAGAGGACGGTCATTCCCCCGCCACCTTCGGTTCCCATCTTGATATGATGCTGGAGATGGGTTTTAAGACCATCACCGCCGAGCATCTCTATGAAATCTGTATGGGCCGCAAGCCCATAGACGATAAATACGTGGTGCTCACTTTTGATGACTGCCACATCAGCAACTGGATCAATGTTGTTCCCATGCTCGAAGAGCGGGGTATGACCGGGGTCTTTTTTGCGGTCAGTGATTTTATCGGCGAGGGCAAAATCAGGAACAGGGCGGATGTGCGGGAAATGCTGCCCATGCGTGAGTCCTTCAAAAGAGCACTTTCCGGGAACGACAACTCCCAGTTCATGAATGAAGCGGAGCTGAAATCCCTTGTCCATGACAAGGGCATGGAAGTTTATGCCCACACCTGCCGCCATCAGGGCTGCTTCAAGGATTTACGTTTCAAGGGCGATTTTTCCGAAAAATCCCACTGGTCCACATGGGGAGTCTACCGCAAATTCAATCCTGAATTGCCCACTTACGATTACGGCAGCGCTTTTGCCTACAACGGTTTCTGGCCCCAGTTCCGCAAGGGCAAGGTGACTTTCAAACGGCGCAGCGACGATGAAAGACGCAAATTCATCCGCGAAGATTTCAAGCGTTGCCTGGATAAGATCAAGAAGATCAACGGTTCCCGCCGTCAGTTCTTCTGCTGGCCGTGGGGGGATTTTGATTCCCTCGGTATGCAGGAGGCTGCCGCCGCCGGATTTTGCGGAACCTTTACCCTTGAGCGTTCCGCAAATATGCTCGGTACCGATCCCATGCGTATAAACCGCATCGGAGTGGGAACTTCCAAGGACGCCGGGTGGATCAAAAAACGGCTGCTCATGTATTCCCATGAAGCGTCCGCCATGGTCTGTTTTAAATTTTTCAGCAAGCGTAACGATATCGGCAAGGTCCTCTACATCACCGATACGGACAAGCTCTCCGGGGGCAGCAGGCAGCTGATAAATAGTGCCAAAGCCATGCTGCAGGCTGGACTCGGAGTAGTGGCCGTGCTCAAGCCGGATGCTCAGCTTATTCCGGTGCTGGAAGAAATGGGTGCGGAAGTCTTCCTGCTGGATGATTTCAAGAACATGCTCACCGCTGCGGGATTCCTTGCCAACGTCATTGAAGAGCAGCAGGTGGATGTGGTCCACACCTACCACAACAAGGCCGTAAAAATCGGCTGTATTGCCAAGGGACTTTCCCTGCTTGGCGGACGCAGCTTCAAACTTTTCTTCAACCGGGGCGTTATCTACAAGCCCAATCCGCTGGCACCGCTTTTTTCCCTCATCGGCAACGGTTATATCTGTAACTCCGCCAAGAGCCGTGAAGTGCTGCTCAAGCATTTTGTTCCGCCCAAGCGGGCGCAGGTTGTTTATAATTCTTTCATAGGTGGCGGACGTAAACCCAAACGGGCTGCCGAAACCTCCATTATTTATGTGGGTAACGGCGGACATGCCAAGGGTGCGGATGTCTACATCAAGGCTGTGGACCGTCTGCTGGCGCAGGATAAATGTGAGGGAGTCCGTTTCATCGCCGTGGGACTGAAGGATATTTCCATGTTCCGTGATGCTGCTTCCCCGGCAACGCTGGAACGTATCGAAAGCCCAGGCTTTATCCCCCACGAGGATGTGGTCAAGCTGTTGGGCAGTTCACATATCTACGTCATGAGTTCGCGGCAGGAATCCATGCCCAACACCCTGCTGGAAGCCTTTGATGCCGGGCTGGCCGCAGTCTGCACCAACGCGGGCGGCACGGGCGAGTTGATCCGTGACGGGGTAAACGGTTATCTCTGCGACGTGGAAGACAGCGACGGCCTCGCCAAGGGCATGAAAAAGCTCATCGATGATGCCGAACTGCGTAGCGAAATGGGCCGTTTGAACCGCAGGATCGTGCGTGCTTTCATGTCCACGCCAGCAAAGATCAAGTCCCTGCTCAGTGTTTATTCCTCATTGCCCGGAGATAAACCGCAGGTTGAATTGCCGGATATTGATAGTTTAATTAAGAAATAG
- a CDS encoding glycosyltransferase — MGKFYSETYWADMHEPVRRKLLMGSAGAGHLFNVGAIALESDPQLGVELLLAAYVSNPLDGNIAVQLAQVEGLLPLFPTAVASCLKAVSAGFNKPDNLSYFMRLAARRDDAKIRNYILSCLEKEPGNLFWVQQGLVHAGAFADFSFGLDILSGEFTAEIFPAINSAKAFFHYMNGDAAEALPLLMSSSDVFGLNNMAHLAASITLKLGERETAVSILSGAVDGQPWRVSEALRLHDLACGLDDKNVPLPGSLAVLLYSFNKAAELDATLASLNDSELHGVKIFMLDNGSSDGTAEVITKWQPEFGEQMMRIDLPVNVGAAAARNWLMKEPLVQECDFAVYLDDDVEVSPDWISRLGAAVEAYPEAGVWGCKVLDHAAPAVMQSVDLHLIQPAGDEGEGPEVDLAKIAPNPFRCSDLHLSLLDGGYFDFMRPCGSVTGCCHLFRTQKLLDNGGFSLFLSPSQYDDLEHDLRSCLKGEFPVYQGHLSILHRKRSGFASHTSAAQEGNALGNRYKMQAMHPRSEILQIMADEERLLQSDLEKKMQYLVQKGILAG; from the coding sequence ATGGGCAAGTTTTACAGCGAAACATACTGGGCCGACATGCACGAGCCTGTGCGGCGCAAGCTTTTGATGGGTTCTGCCGGGGCGGGGCATCTTTTCAATGTAGGGGCAATTGCTCTTGAGTCCGACCCGCAATTGGGTGTTGAGCTGCTGCTGGCGGCCTATGTTTCCAATCCGCTGGACGGGAATATTGCCGTACAGCTTGCGCAGGTGGAAGGTCTACTGCCTCTGTTTCCCACTGCCGTTGCTTCCTGCCTGAAAGCGGTGTCCGCAGGTTTTAATAAACCGGACAATCTCTCCTATTTCATGCGCCTCGCCGCTAGAAGGGATGACGCCAAGATCAGGAACTACATCCTTTCCTGTCTGGAAAAGGAACCGGGGAACCTCTTCTGGGTACAGCAGGGGCTGGTTCATGCCGGGGCTTTTGCGGATTTCAGCTTCGGGTTGGATATTCTTTCCGGGGAATTCACCGCAGAAATTTTTCCGGCAATTAATTCCGCCAAAGCTTTTTTCCATTACATGAACGGCGATGCGGCTGAAGCCCTACCGCTGCTCATGTCCTCATCCGATGTCTTCGGGCTGAACAACATGGCCCATCTTGCCGCTTCCATCACCCTGAAGTTGGGTGAGCGCGAAACCGCAGTTTCAATCCTTAGCGGAGCTGTTGACGGGCAGCCGTGGCGGGTCTCCGAAGCCCTGCGTCTGCATGATCTGGCCTGCGGGCTGGATGATAAAAACGTTCCCCTGCCCGGCAGTCTGGCTGTGTTACTTTATTCCTTCAACAAAGCCGCAGAGCTGGATGCGACCCTTGCTTCTCTGAATGACTCCGAGCTGCACGGGGTTAAAATTTTCATGCTTGATAACGGCTCTTCGGACGGTACTGCTGAGGTCATAACCAAGTGGCAACCTGAGTTCGGGGAACAGATGATGCGTATTGACCTGCCCGTAAACGTGGGAGCAGCTGCCGCCCGCAACTGGCTCATGAAGGAGCCGCTGGTGCAGGAGTGCGATTTTGCGGTCTATCTGGACGATGATGTGGAAGTCAGTCCGGACTGGATTTCTAGGCTGGGCGCGGCAGTGGAAGCCTATCCCGAAGCCGGGGTCTGGGGCTGCAAGGTGCTCGACCACGCCGCCCCGGCGGTCATGCAGTCCGTGGATCTGCACCTGATCCAGCCTGCAGGGGACGAGGGCGAGGGGCCGGAGGTTGATCTTGCCAAAATCGCGCCCAATCCGTTCCGCTGCTCGGACCTGCATCTTTCCCTTCTGGACGGCGGATATTTTGATTTTATGCGTCCCTGCGGTTCGGTTACCGGGTGCTGCCACCTGTTCCGCACACAGAAGCTTCTTGACAACGGGGGCTTTTCCCTGTTCCTTTCTCCCTCGCAGTATGATGATCTGGAACACGACCTGCGCAGCTGCCTGAAGGGTGAATTTCCTGTTTATCAGGGTCATCTTTCCATCCTGCACCGCAAGCGGTCCGGTTTTGCCAGTCACACCAGTGCGGCGCAGGAAGGCAATGCATTGGGCAACCGCTACAAGATGCAGGCCATGCATCCGCGCAGCGAAATACTGCAGATAATGGCTGATGAAGAAAGGCTTCTTCAGTCCGACCTTGAGAAAAAGATGCAGTATCTGGTGCAGAAGGGGATTCTGGCCGGATAG